Proteins encoded within one genomic window of Amycolatopsis nigrescens CSC17Ta-90:
- a CDS encoding tetratricopeptide repeat protein, with translation MVDEGPTGDHAGEARFQAFRQAEQWVKRRPLDALKVLEPVLHAEPDKPSVQLLAGRAYFHSAQLRRAERAFTRVLELDPADHYARFVLGRTLQRQSRLVEALAQLKMAFAMHPAPEYQDALGEVSARLALRDNNT, from the coding sequence ATGGTTGACGAGGGCCCTACAGGGGATCATGCCGGCGAGGCCCGGTTCCAGGCGTTCCGTCAGGCCGAGCAATGGGTCAAGCGACGCCCGCTCGACGCGCTGAAGGTGCTGGAACCGGTGCTGCACGCCGAGCCGGACAAGCCCAGTGTGCAGTTGCTCGCCGGCCGTGCGTACTTCCATTCGGCCCAGCTCCGCCGCGCGGAACGGGCCTTCACCCGGGTGCTGGAGCTCGATCCGGCCGACCACTACGCCAGGTTCGTGCTCGGCCGCACCCTGCAGCGGCAAAGCAGGCTGGTCGAAGCCCTGGCCCAGCTCAAGATGGCCTTCGCGATGCACCCAGCGCCGGAATACCAGGACGCGCTCGGCGAAGTCAGTGCCCGGCTCGCCTTGCGCGACAACAACACCTAG
- a CDS encoding LysR family transcriptional regulator: MNDVLDIVPLRSLVAIADCGGFHRAATALHLTQSAVSQHVRRLEKTLGRTLVTKDGRGARFTADGEELLAEARQILAVHDEAVRRLGIEELVALVVGSTEHAADQLLPELSAALRAALPGRDVRFRLDRSARLAESVERGAVDLALLLGGPVGGRSRAAGWLTLSWYAAPDWRPVDGEVPVVVFDEPCVLRRMALDALADAGLRARIMAEAVDLAGVHAAARAGLGVTLLPSVGRPPAGLVPTAEGLPELAKAPLRVRSRTGAPPELAVAAAAAVRQVVG; the protein is encoded by the coding sequence GTGAATGACGTCCTGGACATCGTTCCGCTGCGGAGCCTGGTCGCGATCGCCGACTGCGGCGGGTTCCACCGGGCCGCCACCGCGCTGCACCTGACCCAGTCCGCGGTGAGCCAGCACGTGCGGCGGCTGGAGAAGACGCTGGGCCGGACGCTGGTGACCAAGGACGGCCGCGGCGCCAGGTTCACCGCCGACGGCGAGGAGCTGCTCGCCGAGGCGCGGCAGATCCTGGCCGTGCACGACGAGGCGGTCCGCCGGCTCGGCATCGAGGAGCTGGTCGCGCTGGTGGTCGGGTCCACCGAGCATGCCGCCGACCAGCTGCTGCCCGAACTGTCCGCCGCGCTGCGGGCAGCGCTGCCCGGCCGGGATGTCCGATTCCGGCTGGACCGCTCGGCCAGGCTTGCCGAGTCGGTGGAGCGCGGCGCGGTGGACCTCGCGCTGCTGCTCGGCGGCCCGGTCGGCGGGCGGAGCAGGGCGGCGGGCTGGCTCACCCTGTCCTGGTACGCGGCGCCGGACTGGCGGCCGGTGGACGGCGAGGTGCCGGTGGTGGTGTTCGACGAGCCGTGCGTGCTGCGCCGGATGGCGCTGGACGCGCTCGCCGACGCCGGGTTGAGGGCCAGGATCATGGCCGAGGCGGTGGACCTGGCCGGGGTGCACGCGGCCGCACGGGCCGGGCTCGGGGTGACCCTGCTGCCCTCGGTCGGCAGGCCACCCGCCGGGCTGGTGCCGACCGCGGAGGGGCTGCCCGAGCTGGCGAAAGCGCCGCTCAGGGTGCGTTCGCGCACTGGTGCGCCACCCGAGCTGGCGGTGGCCGCCGCGGCGGCCGTCCGACAGGTGGTCGGCTGA
- a CDS encoding SurA N-terminal domain-containing protein, whose product MRIIGRPRALLAVLAACLLVAGCGSGPSQVGAAVIVGGRVVSVDDVQKMVEKVTKAEPAAQQLARNHKLDLVSRAIIGQLVVHDLLGEAAKKEGLRADQAQVDQLFAQNPLGVALPTDGSAGPDVLAQQLAFRSREQGEVYTDQVLLKQLGEKYLDKLSITFDYTSVGSDDPSGQPGSLREKALEKARQFAQGPAEVARVIAEDKGTGAGAGEGERVPASQAPDLAGSALFGVPPGTVVALQLNEQQANWVVAVIRERTQDATPGVDQAAPVDEGQYAAAGRRLLQPYFDQAAVKINPRFGVWDPVALGLAPNENETKGIVLPAKESLRP is encoded by the coding sequence ATGAGGATCATCGGCCGCCCTCGGGCTTTGCTCGCTGTCCTAGCCGCCTGTCTCCTGGTCGCCGGGTGCGGCTCCGGGCCGAGTCAGGTCGGCGCCGCGGTGATCGTCGGCGGCCGGGTCGTCTCGGTCGACGACGTGCAGAAGATGGTGGAGAAGGTCACCAAGGCCGAGCCCGCCGCCCAGCAGCTCGCCCGGAACCACAAGCTGGACCTGGTGTCCCGCGCGATCATCGGGCAGCTCGTGGTGCACGACCTGCTCGGTGAGGCCGCCAAGAAGGAAGGCCTCAGGGCCGACCAGGCACAGGTCGACCAGCTGTTCGCGCAGAACCCGCTCGGCGTGGCGCTGCCCACCGACGGTTCCGCCGGACCGGACGTGCTCGCCCAGCAGCTCGCCTTCCGCTCCCGCGAGCAGGGCGAGGTCTACACCGACCAGGTGCTGCTCAAGCAGCTCGGCGAGAAGTACCTAGACAAGCTCTCCATCACCTTCGACTACACCAGCGTCGGCTCGGACGACCCGTCCGGGCAGCCGGGTTCGCTGCGGGAGAAGGCGCTGGAGAAGGCTCGGCAGTTCGCGCAGGGGCCGGCCGAGGTCGCGCGGGTCATCGCGGAGGACAAGGGCACCGGCGCCGGTGCCGGCGAAGGTGAGCGCGTGCCCGCTTCGCAGGCGCCTGACCTCGCCGGTTCGGCGCTCTTCGGCGTGCCGCCCGGCACGGTGGTCGCGCTGCAGCTCAACGAGCAGCAGGCCAACTGGGTGGTCGCGGTGATCAGGGAACGCACCCAGGACGCGACCCCCGGGGTGGACCAGGCCGCGCCGGTGGACGAGGGCCAGTACGCGGCGGCCGGCCGCCGCCTGCTGCAGCCCTACTTCGACCAGGCCGCGGTCAAGATCAACCCGCGGTTCGGCGTCTGGGACCCGGTCGCGCTCGGCCTGGCGCCGAACGAGAACGAGACCAAGGGCATCGTGCTCCCGGCCAAGGAATCACTCCGGCCGTGA
- a CDS encoding MazG family protein: MTGGFPGSVVVLTGPDAALPAAALTALRGASVVYAGSDLDAVALGVERAPEVAKLLAEPVLLIASSATEPGAAALLASGARLIEAPRQAGAGLAEAARVMDRLRSPGGCPWDAVQTHDSLRQYLVEETYELLDAIEQGDRAAMREELGDVLLQVLFHARVAAEHAEDPFDIDVVAGELVAKLVGRHPHVFADAAKVHTAEHQQVKWEELKQAEKGRKSIVDGVALGQPAIALAGKLGQRTGRAGIPFDLFPAGPSHAEQLFRIAAGARRGGIDPEGELRAVAKRFAADVRAAEHAARAAGIEPSTLEADGWRGYWPAR; this comes from the coding sequence GTGACCGGAGGTTTCCCCGGCAGCGTCGTCGTCCTGACCGGACCCGACGCCGCGCTGCCGGCCGCCGCGCTGACCGCCCTGCGTGGCGCGTCCGTGGTGTACGCGGGCTCGGATCTGGACGCCGTCGCGCTGGGCGTGGAGCGAGCGCCGGAGGTGGCGAAACTGCTCGCCGAGCCGGTGCTGCTGATCGCTTCTTCGGCCACCGAGCCGGGCGCCGCCGCACTGCTGGCTTCGGGGGCAAGGCTGATCGAGGCGCCGCGACAGGCCGGGGCCGGGCTGGCCGAGGCCGCGCGGGTGATGGACCGGCTGCGCTCGCCGGGCGGCTGCCCGTGGGACGCGGTGCAGACACACGATTCGCTGCGCCAGTACCTGGTCGAGGAGACCTACGAGCTGCTGGACGCGATCGAGCAGGGCGACCGAGCGGCGATGCGCGAGGAACTCGGTGACGTGCTGCTGCAGGTGCTCTTCCACGCCAGGGTGGCCGCCGAGCACGCCGAGGACCCGTTCGACATCGACGTGGTGGCCGGTGAGCTGGTGGCCAAGCTGGTCGGCCGGCATCCGCACGTGTTCGCCGACGCGGCCAAGGTGCACACCGCCGAGCACCAGCAGGTGAAGTGGGAAGAGCTCAAGCAGGCCGAAAAGGGCCGTAAGTCCATTGTGGACGGTGTGGCGCTCGGCCAGCCCGCCATCGCGCTGGCCGGGAAGCTGGGGCAGCGCACCGGGCGGGCCGGGATTCCGTTCGACCTGTTCCCGGCCGGGCCGTCGCACGCCGAGCAGCTGTTCCGCATCGCGGCCGGCGCCCGGCGCGGCGGGATCGACCCGGAGGGCGAGCTGCGCGCGGTCGCCAAGCGGTTCGCCGCCGATGTCCGCGCCGCCGAGCACGCGGCAAGGGCGGCCGGCATCGAGCCGTCCACCCTCGAAGCCGACGGCTGGCGCGGCTACTGGCCGGCGCGCTGA
- a CDS encoding DMT family transporter, with protein sequence MRISLPIAVATVLVWATGYPAGAFGVATMSPFLLTTFRFGLAAVVLTVFALAARARFPRGRLLWHTAVAGVLGQAVQFCGLYGGLHAGVPPAVSALVIGLNPVLTALLASVALRERISGARLAGLALGVLAVFAALGGRVLAAGGIDAGTGLTLLGLAGLAASGVYQQRFCRAVDVRAGAAVQLAVATPAAAVLALLEHGGVTDWPRSWLVLGWLVLVNSALGAVLYLTAVRQGGAAKASMLFSVIPSVTALISWPLMGTAPDPGVLVGLALGAVACLLGTRDEGRETAVSEVTSSGPWLTRALQGIMPARPGSRRSVRPSNGSSDARSTR encoded by the coding sequence ATGCGGATCTCCCTGCCGATCGCCGTGGCCACCGTGCTGGTGTGGGCCACCGGTTACCCCGCCGGCGCGTTCGGTGTCGCGACGATGTCACCGTTCCTGCTCACCACCTTCCGGTTCGGCCTTGCCGCGGTGGTGCTCACCGTGTTCGCGCTCGCCGCACGCGCCCGGTTCCCGCGCGGCAGGCTGCTCTGGCACACCGCGGTGGCCGGGGTGCTCGGCCAGGCCGTGCAGTTCTGCGGCCTCTACGGCGGGTTGCACGCCGGAGTGCCGCCCGCGGTGTCCGCGCTGGTGATCGGGCTGAACCCGGTGCTGACCGCGCTGCTCGCTTCGGTCGCGCTGCGCGAGCGGATCAGTGGAGCGCGGCTGGCCGGGCTGGCGCTTGGCGTGCTGGCGGTGTTCGCCGCGCTCGGCGGCCGGGTGCTGGCCGCGGGCGGGATCGACGCCGGCACCGGGCTGACCCTGCTCGGCCTGGCCGGGCTCGCCGCCTCCGGCGTTTACCAGCAACGATTCTGCCGTGCGGTGGACGTCCGTGCCGGTGCCGCGGTCCAGCTCGCGGTGGCCACCCCGGCCGCCGCCGTGCTCGCGTTGCTGGAGCACGGCGGCGTCACGGACTGGCCACGATCCTGGCTCGTCCTCGGCTGGCTGGTGCTGGTCAACTCCGCGCTAGGCGCGGTGCTGTACCTGACCGCGGTGCGCCAGGGCGGGGCGGCGAAGGCGAGCATGCTGTTCAGCGTGATCCCCTCGGTCACCGCGCTGATCTCCTGGCCGCTGATGGGCACCGCGCCGGACCCCGGCGTGCTCGTCGGGCTCGCGCTCGGCGCGGTGGCCTGCCTGCTCGGTACGCGGGATGAGGGTCGAGAAACGGCCGTCTCCGAGGTAACGTCGAGTGGACCATGGTTGACGAGGGCCCTACAGGGGATCATGCCGGCGAGGCCCGGTTCCAGGCGTTCCGTCAGGCCGAGCAATGGGTCAAGCGACGCCCGCTCGACGCGCTGA
- a CDS encoding Scr1 family TA system antitoxin-like transcriptional regulator, with amino-acid sequence MVGGFRVIRYTEHRPVACVPTHTATLFLEEPEELETYRRIVGDLGATALSPIESQEWLSGLASEYDRLEAGLKPEPG; translated from the coding sequence GTGGTCGGCGGGTTCCGGGTGATCCGCTATACAGAACACCGGCCGGTGGCCTGCGTTCCGACCCATACCGCGACCTTGTTCCTCGAGGAGCCGGAAGAGCTTGAGACCTATCGAAGGATCGTTGGTGATCTCGGGGCGACTGCGCTCAGCCCGATCGAATCCCAGGAGTGGCTGAGCGGTCTGGCGAGTGAGTATGACCGGCTGGAGGCGGGCTTGAAGCCCGAACCGGGGTGA
- the mfd gene encoding transcription-repair coupling factor, protein MSGLLSAVLPDSALRGVLERAGAPLLDLEGATATRQLVIAALAADQGAGRPVLAVTATGREADELTAALSDLLGAGAVADFPSWETLPHERLSPRADTVGRRLQVLHRLQAEDQGGLRVVVATVRSLIQPMAPGLGSLAPVELRVGEEQEFEGVLARFVELAYTRVDMVEKRGEFAVRGGIVDVFPPTADHPFRVEFWGDEVSEIRAFAVSDQRSLPGEIAEVISPPCRELLLTESVKVRAGELAEAHAADAQLAEMLTKLAGGIPCEGMEALIPVLCEGELELLTDAMPKGSHVLIADPEKIRARAHDLVRTGQEFLEASWTTAASGGQAPIDLGASAYRDLAEVAEHAGATGRPWWTLSQLTSEGADVLRVGIEASPGYRGDLERAATDLRAHTAAGGAGVLVVAGHGTAARAVEQFSAVEVPATLADDGLSEPPKPGVVTVTCGGLAEGFVAPELGLVVLTEADLTGRGATAGQSTKDLNAKMPSRRRNAVDPLALKTGDYVVHDQHGIGRFVEMVQRTVGGATREYLLLEYASSKRGHPGDRLYVPTDQLDEVSRYVGGELPSLNKLGGSDWKNTKAKARKAVKEIAAELVQLYAARQAAPGHAFGPDTPWQGELEDAFPFTETNDQLAAIEEVKADMRRGVPMDRVICGDVGYGKTEIAVRAAFKAVQDGKQVAVLVPTTLLAQQHLNTFTERMQSFPVNIKGLSRFTVKSEVDGVLEGLAEGEVDIVIGTHRLLQTGIRYKDLGLVIVDEEQRFGVEHKEHIKALRTHVDVLTMSATPIPRTLEMSLAGIREMSTILTPPEDRHPILTYVGGYDDKQVGAAIRRELLRDGQVFYVHNRVSSIEKAAKRLRDLVPDARVVTAHGQMNEDKLEKIIEGFWAREFDVLVCTTIVETGLDISNANTLIVERGDMLGLAQLHQLRGRVGRGRERGYAYFLYPSEAPLTETAHDRLATIAQNTELGAGMAVAMKDLEIRGAGNILGAEQSGHIAGVGFDLYVRLVGEAVDVFRRHAGAEPLEDEAPAEVRVDLPVDAHIPHDYVPGERLRLEAYRKIAAAPDGAALDAVKEELVDRYGQPPAPVLRLLSVARFRHACRAAGVTEVSAQGNTIRFAPLPLADSQLVRLKRLHPKAMYKAITSTVSVPKPTEGPAGGRMGAPPLRDEELLDWCTKLLGQLTKQPAAVG, encoded by the coding sequence CTGTCCGGACTCCTGTCTGCCGTCCTGCCCGATTCCGCCCTGCGCGGGGTGCTCGAACGGGCCGGCGCGCCGCTGCTCGACCTGGAGGGTGCCACCGCCACCCGGCAGCTGGTGATCGCCGCGCTGGCCGCGGACCAGGGCGCCGGCCGCCCGGTGCTCGCGGTCACCGCCACCGGGCGGGAGGCGGACGAGCTGACCGCCGCACTGTCCGATCTGCTCGGTGCCGGCGCGGTGGCCGACTTCCCGTCCTGGGAGACGTTGCCGCACGAGCGGCTGTCCCCGCGCGCGGACACCGTGGGCCGGCGGCTGCAGGTGCTGCACCGGCTCCAGGCCGAGGACCAGGGCGGGCTGCGGGTGGTGGTGGCCACCGTGCGCAGCCTGATCCAGCCGATGGCGCCGGGACTCGGCTCGCTGGCCCCGGTGGAGCTCCGGGTCGGCGAGGAGCAGGAGTTCGAGGGGGTGCTGGCCAGGTTCGTCGAGCTGGCCTACACCCGCGTGGACATGGTCGAGAAGCGCGGCGAGTTCGCGGTCCGCGGCGGCATCGTGGACGTGTTCCCGCCGACCGCCGACCATCCGTTCCGGGTGGAGTTCTGGGGCGACGAGGTCAGCGAGATCCGCGCGTTCGCGGTGTCCGATCAGCGCTCGCTGCCGGGCGAGATCGCCGAGGTGATCTCGCCGCCGTGCCGGGAGCTGCTGCTCACCGAGAGCGTCAAGGTCAGGGCGGGCGAACTGGCCGAGGCGCATGCCGCGGACGCGCAGCTGGCCGAAATGCTGACCAAACTGGCTGGTGGAATCCCTTGCGAGGGAATGGAAGCGCTGATCCCGGTGCTCTGCGAGGGCGAGCTGGAGCTGCTCACCGACGCGATGCCGAAGGGCAGTCATGTGCTGATCGCGGACCCGGAGAAGATCCGCGCGCGGGCGCACGACCTGGTGCGCACCGGCCAGGAGTTCCTGGAGGCGTCCTGGACCACCGCCGCTTCGGGCGGCCAGGCTCCGATCGATCTCGGCGCCTCCGCCTACCGTGACCTCGCCGAGGTGGCCGAGCACGCCGGGGCGACCGGCAGGCCGTGGTGGACGCTTTCCCAGCTGACCAGCGAGGGTGCCGACGTGCTCCGGGTCGGCATCGAGGCTTCGCCGGGTTATCGCGGTGACCTGGAGCGGGCGGCGACCGATCTGCGCGCGCACACCGCGGCCGGTGGCGCAGGGGTGCTGGTGGTGGCCGGGCACGGCACCGCGGCCCGTGCGGTGGAGCAGTTCTCCGCGGTTGAAGTACCCGCGACGCTGGCTGATGACGGGTTGTCCGAGCCGCCGAAGCCAGGCGTCGTCACGGTCACCTGCGGCGGGCTGGCCGAGGGTTTCGTGGCACCGGAGCTGGGGCTGGTGGTGCTGACCGAAGCGGACCTGACCGGCCGCGGCGCCACCGCCGGGCAGTCCACAAAGGACCTCAACGCGAAGATGCCGTCGCGGCGGCGCAACGCGGTGGACCCGCTCGCGCTCAAGACCGGCGACTACGTGGTGCACGACCAGCACGGCATCGGGCGGTTCGTGGAGATGGTGCAGCGCACCGTCGGCGGGGCGACCAGGGAGTACCTGCTGCTGGAGTACGCCTCCTCCAAGCGCGGGCATCCAGGGGACCGGCTGTACGTGCCGACCGACCAGCTGGACGAGGTGTCCCGCTATGTCGGCGGCGAGCTGCCGTCGCTGAACAAGCTCGGCGGCTCGGACTGGAAGAACACCAAAGCCAAGGCGCGCAAGGCGGTCAAGGAGATCGCCGCCGAGCTGGTGCAGCTCTACGCCGCCCGGCAGGCCGCGCCGGGGCACGCCTTCGGCCCGGACACCCCGTGGCAGGGCGAGCTGGAGGACGCGTTCCCGTTCACCGAGACCAACGACCAGCTGGCCGCGATCGAAGAGGTCAAGGCGGACATGCGGCGCGGGGTGCCGATGGACAGGGTGATCTGCGGCGACGTGGGCTACGGCAAGACCGAGATCGCGGTGCGCGCGGCGTTCAAGGCGGTGCAGGACGGCAAGCAGGTCGCCGTGCTGGTGCCGACCACCCTGCTCGCCCAGCAGCACCTGAACACCTTCACCGAGCGGATGCAGTCCTTCCCGGTGAACATCAAGGGCCTTTCCCGATTCACCGTCAAGTCCGAAGTGGACGGTGTGCTGGAGGGGCTGGCCGAGGGTGAGGTCGACATCGTGATCGGCACGCATCGCTTGCTGCAGACCGGAATCCGGTACAAGGACCTCGGGCTGGTGATCGTCGACGAGGAACAGCGCTTCGGCGTGGAGCACAAGGAGCACATCAAGGCGCTGCGCACGCACGTGGACGTGCTGACCATGTCCGCCACGCCGATCCCGCGGACGCTGGAGATGTCGCTGGCCGGGATCAGGGAGATGTCCACCATCCTGACCCCGCCGGAGGACCGGCACCCGATCCTGACCTACGTCGGCGGCTACGACGACAAGCAGGTCGGCGCCGCGATCCGGCGTGAACTGCTGCGCGACGGCCAGGTGTTCTACGTGCACAACCGGGTCTCGTCGATCGAGAAGGCGGCGAAGCGGCTGCGTGACCTGGTGCCGGACGCGCGGGTGGTGACTGCGCACGGCCAGATGAACGAGGACAAGCTGGAGAAGATCATCGAGGGGTTCTGGGCCCGCGAGTTCGACGTGCTGGTGTGCACGACGATCGTGGAGACCGGGCTGGACATCTCGAACGCGAACACGCTCATCGTGGAGCGCGGTGACATGCTCGGCCTCGCCCAGCTGCACCAACTCCGCGGCCGGGTCGGCCGTGGCCGTGAGCGCGGGTACGCGTACTTCCTGTACCCGTCGGAGGCCCCGCTGACCGAGACCGCGCACGACCGGCTTGCCACCATCGCGCAGAACACCGAGTTGGGCGCGGGGATGGCGGTGGCGATGAAGGACCTGGAGATCCGCGGTGCCGGGAACATCCTCGGCGCGGAGCAGTCCGGGCACATCGCGGGCGTCGGCTTCGACCTCTACGTCCGGCTGGTCGGCGAGGCGGTGGACGTGTTCCGCAGGCACGCCGGCGCGGAGCCGCTGGAGGACGAGGCGCCCGCCGAGGTGCGGGTGGACCTGCCGGTGGACGCGCACATCCCGCACGACTACGTGCCGGGGGAACGGCTCCGGCTGGAGGCCTACCGCAAGATCGCCGCGGCGCCGGACGGTGCCGCGCTGGACGCGGTGAAGGAGGAGCTGGTCGACCGGTACGGGCAGCCGCCGGCTCCGGTGCTGCGGCTGCTTTCGGTGGCCAGGTTCCGGCACGCCTGCCGTGCGGCCGGGGTGACCGAGGTGTCCGCGCAGGGCAACACCATCCGGTTCGCCCCGCTGCCGCTGGCCGACTCGCAGCTGGTGCGGCTGAAGCGGCTGCACCCGAAGGCGATGTACAAGGCGATCACCAGCACGGTGTCCGTGCCGAAGCCGACCGAGGGGCCCGCCGGCGGGCGGATGGGCGCGCCGCCGCTGCGGGACGAGGAGCTGCTGGACTGGTGCACCAAGCTGCTCGGCCAGCTGACCAAGCAGCCCGCCGCGGTCGGCTGA
- a CDS encoding VOC family protein produces MSDEQGGEPGVQYLGLAPYLYYTDATEALEWLVRVFGFTEKVRYVDSSGMVFQATITAAGADIRLATVGSEYWEAKGVEGPVGQLNVVYVDDVDAQHRAVVAALGEDADVSQPQDQPYGARVFTMPDIGGNSWTFWQNTSEKVDLPSGWQEVRPS; encoded by the coding sequence ATGAGCGACGAGCAAGGCGGCGAACCGGGCGTCCAGTATCTCGGCCTGGCGCCCTACCTCTACTACACCGACGCCACCGAGGCGCTGGAGTGGCTCGTCCGCGTCTTCGGCTTCACCGAGAAGGTGCGGTACGTCGACTCCAGCGGCATGGTGTTCCAGGCCACCATCACCGCCGCAGGTGCGGATATAAGGCTGGCCACGGTCGGTTCGGAGTACTGGGAGGCCAAGGGCGTCGAGGGACCGGTCGGGCAGCTGAACGTGGTTTACGTGGACGACGTGGACGCCCAGCACCGGGCGGTGGTGGCCGCCCTCGGCGAGGACGCGGACGTGTCGCAGCCGCAGGACCAGCCCTACGGCGCGCGGGTGTTCACCATGCCCGACATCGGCGGCAACAGCTGGACCTTCTGGCAGAACACCTCGGAAAAGGTCGACCTGCCCTCCGGCTGGCAGGAGGTCCGCCCCTCCTGA
- a CDS encoding Scr1 family TA system antitoxin-like transcriptional regulator codes for MNHSRRAGQERGYRSSARARELGDALTQVREKAELTADSLAKSLSWSPSKISRMESGKRGSSEMDVAIYAVKCGAPRPELERLRQLARETDAEYRLQAHGRDLPDNLRSLIRLENTADAIINYDLVSIPGLLQTEDYVRALLGMSKQMSEGQFEPRVLARLS; via the coding sequence GTGAATCATTCGCGCCGTGCGGGTCAGGAGCGGGGGTACCGTTCCTCGGCGCGAGCGCGCGAGCTGGGTGACGCGCTGACCCAGGTACGGGAGAAGGCCGAACTCACCGCCGACTCGCTGGCCAAATCACTGAGCTGGTCGCCGAGCAAGATCTCGCGGATGGAGAGCGGGAAGCGCGGCTCGTCGGAAATGGACGTGGCGATCTACGCGGTCAAGTGCGGCGCCCCGCGGCCCGAACTCGAACGCCTGCGGCAGCTCGCCAGGGAGACCGACGCGGAGTACCGCCTGCAGGCACACGGCCGGGACCTGCCGGACAACCTGCGCTCACTGATCCGGCTGGAGAACACCGCCGACGCGATCATCAACTACGACCTCGTCTCCATCCCCGGCCTTCTCCAGACCGAAGACTATGTGCGGGCGCTTCTTGGCATGAGTAAACAAATGTCGGAGGGTCAGTTCGAGCCGCGTGTGCTCGCTCGACTCAGCTGA